Proteins co-encoded in one Quercus robur chromosome 8, dhQueRobu3.1, whole genome shotgun sequence genomic window:
- the LOC126697188 gene encoding stemmadenine O-acetyltransferase-like — MMKVEVTIISKETIKPSLPTLHHLKPYKLSLLDQVTPATYVPTVFFYPMSTDLNLNMSQIIGQLKNSLSDTLNIYYPFSGSKKDNLFIHDFDTGVPFLEARANCSMSEFLKHQETDLLSLFVPYRAFCKESDTAIGQMAIQLNLFDCGGIAIGLSCSHKIGDAATASSFLHSWAATFSGSPEKVINPNFSEGSIIFPPRDSLPQKYIATMDNLWFKEGEYVTRRFVFHDKAITTLREKAKSELVPKPTRIEALTCFIWKHCMAASKAKSAGLEKASMTILVQAVNLRTRMKAHLSDASIGNIFWWAPAAADLAMEEKELHELVDLVNESIAGFDSDSAESLQGDEGFLAFSHYFDQLEDMFSAEPKPDVCAFTCWLRFFNDIDFGWGKPFWVGIMGKVGPAFRNLIIFSETPWGIGIEAWVTMDEKEMAILENDPEFLAFASLNPSISISL; from the coding sequence GTTGAGGTCACTATCATTTCAAAAGAAACCATCAAACCATCTTTACCAACATTGCACCATCTGAAACCCTACAAACTCTCCCTCTTAGATCAGGTCACTCCCGCAACTTACGTTCCCACAGTCTTCTTCTACCCTATGAGTACTGATCTCAATCTCAACATGTCCCAAATTATCGGTCAACTTAAAAATTCCCTTTCAGATACCCTCAATATCTATTATCCATTTTCTGGGAGCAAAAAAGACAATCTTTTTATCCATGATTTTGACACAGGTGTTCCCTTTCTGGAAGCTCGTGCTAATTGTTCCATGTCTGAGTTCCTTAAGCACCAAGAAACAGACTTACTTAGTCTATTCGTTCCGTATCGTGCCTTCTGCAAGGAATCAGATACTGCTATAGGTCAAATGGCTATCCAACTGAACCTCTTTGATTGTGGTGGAATAGCAATCGGATTGAGCTGCTCACATAAGATTGGGGATGCAGCAACGGCGAGTTCTTTTCTTCATTCTTGGGCTGCCACCTTTAGTGGGTCTCCAGAAAAAGTTATAAATCCAAATTTCTCTGAGGGGTCAATCATATTTCCACCGAGAGATTCACTTCCACAAAAGTATATAGCTACAATGGATAACTTGTGGTTCAAAGAAGGTGAGTATGTTACAAGAAGGTTTGTGTTCCATGACAAAGCGATAACCACCCTAAGGGAGAAAGCGAAAAGTGAACTAGTTCCTAAACCAACACGCATTGAAGCACTGACATGTTTCATTTGGAAACATTGCATGGCAGCTTCTAAAGCCAAATCAGCAGGTTTGGAAAAGGCATCCATGACCATACTGGTCCAAGCAGTGAACTTGAGGACGCGAATGAAGGCACACTTATCCGATGCTTCTATTGGAAATATATTTTGGTGGGCTCCCGCAGCAGCTGATTTGGCTATGGAAGAGAAAGAGTTGCATGAATTGGTGGACCTTGTAAACGAATCCATCGCAGGGTTTGATAGCGATAGTGCGGAAAGTTTGCAAGGAGACGAAGGTTTTTTGGCTTTCTCCCATTACTTTGACCAATTAGAAGATATGTTTTCTGCAGAACCAAAACCAGATGTTTGTGCGTTTACATGCTGGCTTAGGTTTTTTAACGATATTGATTTTGGTTGGGGGAAGCCATTTTGGGTTGGTATCATGGGGAAAGTTGGCCCTGCATTtagaaatttaataatattcagTGAAACCCCATGGGGTATTGGGATTGAGGCATGGGTGACCATGGATGAGAAGGAAATGGCTATATTGGAGAATGATCCTGAATTTCTTGCATTTGCTTCCCTAAATCCAAGCATTTCAATCTCTCTTTAA